One genomic region from Croceicoccus sp. YJ47 encodes:
- a CDS encoding glycoside hydrolase family 3 protein: MVDLKLEDAAALTAGGSMWASVAVPYAEIVSFAMSDGPMGIASGKVDERDIARLSPCATLLGASWDRDLVRRIGVLVGQEAVERAVDAVLAPNINLARSPLAGRAFEYFSEDPLLTGILGGCWIAGLQSTGTASVAKHLVCNDSETARDTVDIQVDERTLREIYLLPFEYAADAGCFGMLAAYNRVNGDYCAEQYHVMTEIVKGDWDYRGAIMSDWFGTHSTAPTLNAGLDLEMPGPFRFLGPKAAEAVAAGDVPQSRVDDAAARVAGLAKNATGAKSRPYTDAEARSLLAEAAAAGFVLLRNEGDILPLDPAKAGTVAIIGPNAARPCFQGGTFAKISVRPDLPTPEQTVRARYEKDATVLFAPGVDPAPRLPFMSVSPAQDLGDGCTAGMTLEYFASPDCSGTPMTRETRDTNSLVWFTGMHDQADFANGGSIRASGIYRAAKDGAHAFHLGATGKARMFVDGEEIVATTETPPGDTMGVLKSGDSESTSVTLTKGQSVEIVVEFPFEAARVHGLWYGVREPGSVEQMLSEAEDTAARADTVFLFVGETSDSSVESKDRKDTLLPELQLRLIERVSAANPRTVVIANVGHAYDASWEDGAAAHLAVWYPGEGFADAIAAVLAGDVEPGGRMPVSIAQNEADYPALALQPDADGKLAYDDGTRVGYRGIIGAGKRARHTLGAGQGYARFDWHDARAEDGGLSLRLSNTHDRAGSEVVQVYRDAPETALVGFAKIMLDPGEEGRVTVPLTRRAFASWQDDGWRYPEGECKVRVARHAEYDGISLTLDIGALPPGL, from the coding sequence ATGGTTGATCTGAAACTCGAAGATGCCGCGGCGCTTACCGCCGGCGGTTCGATGTGGGCGAGCGTTGCCGTCCCCTATGCGGAGATCGTGTCCTTCGCGATGAGCGATGGCCCGATGGGCATCGCCAGCGGCAAGGTCGACGAGCGTGATATTGCCCGGCTCAGCCCGTGCGCGACCTTGCTGGGCGCGAGCTGGGACCGTGATCTTGTCCGCCGTATCGGCGTGCTGGTCGGGCAGGAAGCGGTCGAGCGCGCGGTCGATGCCGTGCTCGCCCCCAATATCAACCTCGCGCGAAGCCCGCTTGCCGGGCGGGCGTTCGAATATTTCTCCGAGGATCCGCTGTTGACCGGCATTCTCGGCGGTTGCTGGATCGCGGGCTTGCAGTCCACCGGCACCGCATCCGTTGCCAAGCATCTGGTCTGCAACGACAGCGAGACCGCGCGCGACACCGTCGATATTCAGGTCGATGAACGCACCTTGCGCGAAATCTACCTCCTGCCGTTCGAATATGCCGCCGATGCGGGCTGTTTCGGGATGCTTGCCGCCTATAACCGGGTGAACGGCGATTATTGCGCGGAACAGTATCACGTCATGACCGAGATCGTGAAGGGCGACTGGGATTATCGCGGCGCGATCATGTCGGACTGGTTCGGCACGCATTCGACCGCGCCGACGCTCAATGCCGGTCTCGATCTGGAGATGCCGGGGCCGTTCCGCTTTCTCGGTCCGAAGGCGGCGGAGGCCGTGGCCGCAGGCGACGTGCCGCAATCGCGCGTCGACGATGCCGCCGCGCGTGTTGCCGGCCTCGCGAAAAATGCGACGGGGGCAAAATCCCGCCCCTATACCGATGCCGAGGCGCGTAGCCTTCTCGCCGAGGCGGCGGCGGCGGGTTTCGTCCTGCTCAGGAACGAGGGGGATATTCTCCCGCTCGACCCCGCGAAAGCCGGGACCGTCGCGATCATCGGCCCGAATGCGGCCCGCCCCTGTTTCCAGGGCGGCACCTTTGCCAAGATTTCGGTCCGGCCCGATCTTCCCACGCCCGAGCAGACGGTCCGTGCGCGGTATGAAAAGGACGCTACCGTCCTGTTCGCCCCCGGTGTCGATCCGGCGCCGCGCCTGCCGTTCATGTCGGTCAGCCCGGCGCAGGATCTCGGCGATGGCTGCACGGCCGGCATGACGCTCGAATATTTCGCGTCGCCCGATTGCAGCGGCACGCCGATGACGCGGGAAACGCGCGATACCAATTCGCTGGTCTGGTTCACCGGCATGCACGATCAGGCCGATTTCGCCAATGGCGGGTCGATCCGCGCATCGGGTATCTATCGCGCGGCGAAGGACGGGGCGCACGCGTTCCACCTCGGCGCGACGGGCAAGGCCCGCATGTTCGTCGATGGCGAGGAAATCGTCGCGACCACCGAAACGCCGCCGGGCGACACGATGGGCGTGCTGAAATCCGGGGACAGCGAGAGCACCTCGGTCACCCTGACAAAGGGACAGTCGGTCGAGATCGTCGTCGAATTCCCGTTCGAGGCCGCGCGCGTCCACGGGCTTTGGTACGGTGTCCGCGAACCGGGCAGCGTGGAGCAAATGCTGAGCGAGGCGGAGGACACCGCGGCGCGGGCCGATACCGTCTTCCTGTTCGTGGGCGAAACCTCCGACAGCTCCGTCGAGAGCAAGGATCGCAAGGATACGCTGCTGCCCGAGTTGCAGCTCCGGTTGATCGAGCGGGTGTCGGCGGCCAATCCGCGCACGGTGGTCATCGCCAATGTCGGCCATGCCTATGATGCAAGCTGGGAAGACGGGGCCGCGGCCCATCTCGCAGTATGGTATCCGGGCGAAGGGTTCGCCGATGCGATCGCCGCGGTTCTGGCCGGCGATGTCGAGCCGGGCGGTCGCATGCCCGTCTCCATCGCGCAGAACGAGGCGGATTACCCCGCGCTCGCACTCCAGCCGGATGCGGATGGCAAGCTCGCCTATGACGACGGCACGCGGGTCGGCTATCGCGGCATCATCGGCGCGGGCAAGCGGGCGCGTCATACGCTCGGCGCGGGGCAGGGCTATGCCCGCTTCGACTGGCACGATGCGCGGGCGGAGGATGGCGGGCTCTCGCTGCGTCTGTCCAACACGCACGACCGCGCGGGCAGCGAGGTGGTCCAAGTCTACAGGGATGCACCCGAAACCGCATTGGTCGGCTTTGCCAAGATCATGCTCGACCCCGGTGAGGAAGGGCGGGTGACCGTGCCGCTGACGCGCCGTGCCTTCGCATCGTGGCAGGACGATGGCTGGCGCTATCCCGAGGGCGAATGCAAGGTTCGCGTGGCGCGTCACGCAGAATACGACGGCATTTCGCTCACGCTCGACATCGGCGCATTGCCGCCGGGACTCTGA
- a CDS encoding histidine kinase dimerization/phospho-acceptor domain-containing protein, translating to MAAILALLIVLSGVLSRAIVRPVEALGRATRARHRGRIDPEPPRTAAVEIQGLYTDLRAWPMRSSDARAYLRDFAHAVSHEFKTPLSGIRGALEILSDHGDDMSPDERARFLANADADAARLTLLATRLLELARRSRHRRIGRTLATFATYCCA from the coding sequence GTGGCTGCGATCCTCGCCCTGCTCATCGTGTTGAGCGGCGTGCTGTCACGTGCGATCGTCCGCCCGGTGGAGGCGCTTGGTCGCGCGACGCGCGCTCGGCACCGCGGAAGAATCGATCCCGAACCGCCCCGCACCGCCGCGGTCGAGATTCAGGGGCTCTATACCGATTTGCGCGCATGGCCGATGCGATCGAGCGACGCTCGCGCCTATCTTCGCGATTTCGCCCATGCGGTCAGTCACGAGTTCAAGACGCCGCTGTCCGGTATTCGCGGCGCGCTCGAAATCCTGTCCGACCACGGCGATGACATGTCGCCGGACGAACGCGCGCGCTTCCTCGCCAATGCGGATGCCGATGCCGCCCGGCTCACCCTGCTCGCGACGCGCCTGCTCGAACTCGCGCGCCGATCTCGGCACCGGCGGATCGGGCGAACTCTGGCGACCTTCGCGACGTACTGCTGCGCCTAA
- a CDS encoding winged helix-turn-helix domain-containing protein, protein MHNSLSIDGEGWRAAWNGTDVPLTVTEFATLRTLASAPGRVFSRDAIIDHVHGPSFAVTDRTIDSHIRNLRAKFAAVGATTLIETRAGIGYALGPCTAADG, encoded by the coding sequence GTGCACAACAGCCTTTCCATCGATGGCGAAGGCTGGCGCGCGGCGTGGAACGGTACGGACGTGCCGCTCACCGTGACGGAATTCGCGACCTTGCGCACGCTCGCCTCCGCGCCGGGCCGGGTGTTCAGCCGCGACGCGATCATCGACCACGTGCACGGCCCAAGCTTTGCCGTGACCGACCGCACCATCGACAGCCACATCCGCAATTTGCGGGCCAAATTTGCGGCGGTGGGCGCCACGACGCTGATCGAAACGCGGGCCGGCATCGGCTATGCGCTCGGCCCCTGCACCGCCGCCGATGGCTGA
- a CDS encoding NADPH-dependent FMN reductase gives MARQPRIVGIGGTQRPRSSTELLVSSVLDICASHGAHVELFGGERLAALPHFDPYQPERTEGEKELVEAVRRADGIVIASPSYHGGVSGLIKNAIDLLEDLREDERPYFDGRPVGLLVSAAGWQAGGVTLAALRGIIHAMRGWPTPMGIAINSIEQKPFAEDGSVRDPQIAAQFDAMAKQLAIGCVGLSRMD, from the coding sequence ATGGCCCGGCAGCCGCGTATCGTCGGCATCGGCGGAACGCAGCGCCCCCGTTCGAGCACCGAACTCCTCGTGAGTTCGGTGCTCGACATCTGCGCCTCGCACGGGGCGCATGTCGAACTGTTCGGGGGCGAACGCCTTGCCGCGCTGCCCCATTTCGATCCTTATCAGCCCGAACGGACCGAGGGGGAAAAGGAACTGGTCGAGGCGGTCCGGCGGGCCGACGGCATCGTCATCGCCTCGCCAAGCTATCACGGCGGCGTTTCCGGCCTGATCAAGAACGCGATCGACCTGCTCGAGGATCTGCGGGAGGACGAGCGGCCCTATTTCGACGGGCGCCCCGTCGGGCTGCTCGTGTCCGCGGCGGGCTGGCAGGCAGGCGGGGTGACGCTCGCCGCGCTGCGGGGAATCATCCACGCGATGCGGGGCTGGCCGACGCCGATGGGCATCGCGATCAATTCGATCGAACAGAAGCCTTTCGCCGAGGACGGAAGCGTCCGCGACCCGCAGATTGCCGCGCAATTCGACGCCATGGCCAAGCAACTCGCCATTGGTTGCGTCGGCCTCAGCCGGATGGATTGA
- a CDS encoding TonB-dependent receptor — translation MSGCALFAVASPALAQDAIPGAESDPAVDANVIIVTAQNRSQNVQDVPIAIDVFGDDAIEDAGITDFQDLTRIAPVLNITQDANNTRVAVRGVGTNSNDEAQDQSVAINIDGEYINRPNVLNLALFDIERIEVLRGPQGTLYGRNATGGAINFITRKAGTEFGADINATYGNYNHVKVEGGVDLPLGEIAGLRVSGLYNKRDGYFFHPNRAAAGNDRVRSGTADNLGARATLSILPTDRLTIDVSGEYVRNENIVATFASYDFNAPGNGPGADCSQNGFEDAAPLIPGGQCIPTRTEVQDAFGDRSNYDGPLPQIPLNENKQDSYAARAKVEYDLGGATLTYLGGYRRTDQDADLSLPNYVFFEFGNRTETQSHELRVGGETGALTYQGGVFFYREELSLARGLFSPFIAPNGSFINSFTRDATSKSYAGFGQAEYAVTDQVTVVGGLRYTIDRRDGVYGNYGFRFNTGPVAPEGPPPSIIDLKQDNEKLTWLAGVNYKPNLDTLLYAKVSTGYKAGGFDSVGQYAPETNTAYEAGAKLGLGPVGEHTINAAGFYYDYKDLQTAVLLDPSVGQRIFNAGAATIWGVEVEGSFELSPRDFFSASFAYLNAQYDELLASYAVLDTVNPANNGLADLDPGPGVSPPNLAGNTLPQSPDVTITLGYDHIFDLGTSGTVTASAFSRFKSAYFLDIFNYRSSKQDAFTQTDLSLKYQPDSELWSIQGFVRNLEDEQPLAYASFVSAGPDDNFNLTFGAPRTYGVRVGVEF, via the coding sequence ATGAGCGGCTGTGCGCTGTTTGCTGTGGCAAGCCCGGCACTGGCTCAGGATGCGATCCCTGGTGCCGAGTCCGACCCCGCCGTTGACGCCAATGTGATCATCGTGACGGCGCAGAATCGCTCTCAGAATGTGCAGGATGTTCCCATCGCGATCGACGTCTTCGGCGACGACGCGATCGAGGATGCGGGCATCACCGATTTTCAGGATCTCACCCGCATTGCGCCCGTCCTCAACATTACGCAGGACGCGAACAACACACGCGTCGCGGTCCGCGGCGTCGGCACCAATTCGAACGACGAAGCGCAGGATCAGTCGGTCGCGATCAACATCGACGGCGAATACATCAACCGTCCCAACGTCCTGAACCTCGCCCTGTTCGATATCGAGCGGATCGAGGTCCTGCGCGGCCCGCAGGGCACGCTTTATGGCCGCAACGCGACCGGCGGCGCGATCAATTTCATTACGCGCAAGGCGGGGACCGAATTCGGCGCCGACATCAACGCCACCTATGGCAACTACAACCATGTGAAGGTCGAGGGCGGCGTCGATCTTCCGCTCGGCGAGATTGCCGGGCTGCGCGTCTCGGGTCTTTACAACAAGCGTGACGGCTATTTCTTCCACCCGAACCGCGCCGCGGCGGGCAATGACCGCGTCCGCAGCGGTACGGCCGACAATCTGGGTGCGCGCGCCACGTTGAGCATCTTGCCCACCGACCGTCTCACCATCGACGTGTCGGGCGAGTATGTCCGCAATGAAAACATCGTGGCGACCTTCGCGTCCTACGATTTCAACGCACCGGGCAACGGGCCGGGGGCCGATTGTTCGCAGAACGGTTTCGAAGATGCCGCCCCGCTGATCCCCGGCGGGCAGTGCATCCCCACGCGCACCGAGGTTCAGGACGCGTTCGGTGATCGGTCCAACTACGACGGCCCGCTCCCGCAGATCCCGCTCAATGAGAATAAGCAGGACAGCTACGCCGCGCGCGCGAAGGTCGAATATGACCTTGGCGGTGCGACGCTGACCTATCTTGGCGGGTATCGCCGGACGGATCAGGATGCCGATCTTTCGCTGCCGAACTACGTCTTTTTCGAATTCGGCAACCGGACCGAAACGCAGAGCCACGAATTGCGCGTGGGCGGCGAAACCGGCGCACTGACCTATCAGGGCGGCGTGTTCTTCTACAGGGAAGAGCTGAGCCTGGCTCGCGGTCTGTTCAGCCCGTTCATCGCGCCCAACGGCAGCTTCATCAACTCGTTCACCCGTGACGCCACGTCGAAGAGCTACGCCGGTTTCGGACAGGCCGAATATGCCGTGACCGATCAGGTCACCGTCGTTGGCGGCCTGCGCTACACCATCGACCGGCGCGACGGCGTTTACGGCAATTACGGTTTCCGTTTCAACACCGGGCCTGTTGCTCCCGAAGGTCCGCCGCCGTCGATCATCGACCTGAAGCAGGACAACGAGAAGCTGACCTGGCTGGCGGGCGTGAACTACAAGCCGAACCTCGACACGCTGCTCTATGCGAAGGTTTCGACCGGCTACAAGGCCGGCGGCTTCGACAGCGTCGGGCAGTATGCACCGGAAACCAACACCGCCTACGAAGCCGGTGCGAAGCTCGGCCTCGGTCCGGTCGGCGAACATACCATCAATGCCGCTGGCTTCTACTACGACTACAAGGATCTGCAGACCGCCGTCCTTCTCGATCCGAGCGTGGGTCAGCGGATTTTCAATGCCGGTGCCGCAACCATCTGGGGCGTCGAGGTCGAAGGCAGCTTCGAGCTTAGCCCGCGCGATTTCTTCAGCGCGTCGTTCGCCTATCTGAACGCACAATATGACGAGCTGCTTGCATCCTACGCGGTCCTGGACACGGTCAATCCGGCCAATAACGGTCTTGCCGATCTCGACCCCGGTCCGGGCGTCTCGCCGCCCAATTTGGCCGGGAACACCCTGCCGCAATCGCCGGACGTGACGATCACGCTGGGCTACGATCACATCTTCGATCTGGGCACGTCGGGCACTGTTACGGCCAGCGCGTTCTCCCGCTTCAAGAGCGCCTATTTCCTCGACATCTTCAATTACCGGTCGAGCAAGCAGGACGCCTTCACGCAGACCGATCTCAGCCTGAAGTATCAGCCCGACAGCGAGCTGTGGAGCATTCAGGGTTTCGTGCGCAATCTGGAAGACGAGCAGCCGCTCGCCTATGCCTCGTTCGTTTCGGCCGGGCCTGACGACAATTTCAACCTCACCTTTGGTGCACCGCGCACCTATGGCGTGCGGGTCGGCGTCGAATTCTGA
- a CDS encoding amino acid permease, whose product MLFDRVKPLDAILATAQKKSLKRTLGPIQLMLFGIGCIIGTGIFVLTAGAQKAGPGLMLAFVIAGLVCVVAALCYAEIAAMIPVAGSAYTYSYATVGELLAWTVGWALILEYAIAASAVSVGWSGYFSGTILNEFFGIQLPQWLAAGPLALGGEPGGFINLPAMFIALLITGLLMLGTSESARVNAVLVAIKVTALTIFIALTFTSPEFNVDRFNPFLAGLLGPGGSGVGAVGAAATIFFAYVGFDAVSTAAEETRNPQRNVPIGLVGSLLFCTVFYILVAAGAIGTIGGQPIMGPGGIPFPAGSEELARQCALPQHAAALVCSDEALAHVLRQIGFSGVGNMLGIAAFLALPSVILVLLFAQTRIFFVMSRDGLLPEVLSKVHPRWNTPYVVTAITGVIVAVGSAFFPVGALADIANAGTLYAFLMVAVAVMMLRRSDPDRQRHFRVPALWLIGPATIAGCAFLFINLPSEAMLVLPVWSVIGLVLYFGYSRRRSAVGRGVIEAHEPEYADMAPHLPGADEGRRS is encoded by the coding sequence ATGCTATTCGACAGGGTAAAGCCGCTCGACGCTATTCTCGCGACGGCTCAGAAGAAATCGTTAAAACGCACGCTCGGCCCGATACAGCTCATGCTGTTCGGGATCGGCTGTATCATCGGCACGGGCATTTTCGTGCTCACCGCCGGCGCGCAAAAAGCGGGGCCGGGCCTGATGCTGGCGTTCGTGATTGCCGGGCTGGTCTGCGTGGTTGCCGCGCTCTGCTATGCCGAAATTGCCGCGATGATCCCGGTTGCGGGATCGGCCTACACCTATTCCTATGCGACGGTGGGCGAATTGCTGGCCTGGACGGTGGGGTGGGCGCTGATCCTCGAATATGCGATTGCCGCATCGGCGGTGTCGGTCGGGTGGTCCGGCTATTTCAGCGGGACGATCCTGAACGAGTTTTTCGGGATACAGCTGCCGCAATGGCTGGCGGCGGGGCCGCTGGCGCTGGGCGGGGAGCCGGGGGGCTTCATCAACCTGCCCGCCATGTTCATCGCGCTTCTGATCACGGGTCTGCTGATGCTCGGCACGAGCGAGAGCGCGCGCGTCAATGCCGTGCTGGTCGCGATCAAGGTGACGGCGCTCACGATTTTCATCGCGCTTACGTTCACCAGCCCCGAATTCAATGTCGACCGGTTCAATCCGTTCCTGGCGGGGTTGTTGGGGCCGGGCGGTTCGGGCGTCGGCGCGGTCGGTGCGGCGGCGACAATCTTCTTCGCCTATGTCGGGTTCGATGCCGTCTCCACCGCGGCGGAGGAAACCCGCAATCCGCAGCGCAACGTACCGATCGGGCTGGTCGGGTCGCTGCTGTTCTGTACCGTGTTCTACATCCTGGTGGCCGCGGGCGCGATCGGCACCATCGGCGGACAGCCGATCATGGGGCCGGGCGGCATCCCGTTCCCCGCAGGGTCCGAGGAGCTTGCCCGTCAATGCGCCCTGCCGCAACACGCCGCCGCGCTGGTCTGTTCGGACGAGGCGCTCGCCCATGTGCTGCGCCAGATCGGGTTTTCGGGCGTGGGCAACATGCTGGGTATTGCCGCGTTCCTCGCGCTGCCGTCGGTGATCCTCGTGCTGCTGTTTGCGCAGACGCGCATCTTCTTCGTGATGAGCCGTGACGGATTGCTGCCCGAGGTCTTGTCCAAGGTACATCCGCGCTGGAACACGCCCTATGTCGTGACGGCGATTACCGGCGTCATCGTCGCTGTCGGCTCCGCATTTTTCCCGGTTGGCGCGCTTGCCGATATTGCCAACGCGGGCACGCTCTACGCGTTTTTGATGGTGGCGGTGGCGGTCATGATGCTGCGCCGCAGCGATCCCGATCGGCAACGGCATTTCCGCGTGCCAGCGCTCTGGCTCATCGGTCCGGCGACGATCGCGGGCTGTGCGTTCCTGTTCATCAATCTTCCGTCGGAGGCCATGCTCGTTCTGCCGGTGTGGTCGGTGATCGGGCTGGTCCTGTATTTCGGGTACAGCCGCAGGCGCAGTGCGGTCGGCCGCGGCGTGATCGAGGCGCATGAACCCGAATATGCCGATATGGCCCCGCATCTTCCCGGCGCGGACGAAGGGCGCAGATCGTAA
- a CDS encoding LLM class flavin-dependent oxidoreductase, which translates to MRFSVFLNARAMRPEDDRKLIKDLEKHALKARDCGFDAIFMPDHHFNGYMPIASDSFIFAAYLAAQMPDMHFGFSVVSVPLHHPVRLAERINILDQLTDGKLLVGVGSGTTPEEMIGLGVNYAESKDVSDRNLEIAEQLWAKEMNDPAIEFENGPHRGRVLQRIAPIAYTKGHAPLMPVAMKEASTRRRRKRLARVHPGVHAPADRRHRTVQACPQIFQRLQGYPDLFGP; encoded by the coding sequence ATGCGGTTCTCCGTATTTCTGAATGCGCGCGCGATGCGGCCTGAAGACGACCGAAAGCTTATCAAGGATCTGGAAAAGCACGCATTGAAGGCCCGCGACTGCGGCTTCGACGCGATTTTCATGCCTGATCACCATTTCAATGGCTATATGCCGATCGCGAGCGACAGCTTCATCTTTGCTGCCTATCTCGCCGCGCAGATGCCGGACATGCATTTCGGTTTCTCGGTCGTGTCCGTGCCCCTCCATCACCCCGTCCGCCTGGCCGAGCGTATCAATATCCTCGATCAGCTTACCGACGGGAAGCTGCTGGTCGGTGTCGGGAGCGGTACCACCCCGGAGGAGATGATCGGTCTCGGCGTGAATTATGCCGAATCGAAGGACGTCTCCGATCGCAATCTCGAAATTGCCGAGCAGCTCTGGGCCAAGGAGATGAACGACCCGGCGATCGAATTCGAAAACGGTCCGCACCGTGGCCGCGTGCTGCAACGCATCGCGCCGATCGCCTATACCAAGGGGCACGCCCCGCTGATGCCCGTCGCCATGAAGGAGGCGAGCACGCGCCGCCGGCGAAAACGGCTGGCCCGCGTTCATCCCGGCGTTCACGCCCCCGCAGATCGGCGGCACCGAACCGTTCAAGCATGTCCACAAATATTTCAACGCCTACAAGGATATCCTGACCTCTTCGGGCCATGA
- a CDS encoding DUF4173 domain-containing protein produces the protein MSGPRYATRTVRMSERMRLSRGAAFDMPVTAMLLTLGVFNAVFMVENTLDLVFLWSGAALPAGVTLADYAHRGAYTLILTALLAGGFCAFALRPGSPAAANGGVRALLLAFVAQNILLVASSMLRLVDYIAAYSLTVMRIAALAWMISVAIGLVLICWRLMAGRSAGWLINANALVLMGMLSLFGIVDAGAFAAAWNVRHARNENTLDLCYLESLGTSSLIPLIQLRNAPVDLVTRDRAAALSERIRADLRASQSHWQGWSVTGARRLEKSDRMLRGAPKSPGPRWDGRACDGAPIASATRGEGLTGVKKP, from the coding sequence TTGTCTGGCCCTCGTTACGCTACGCGCACGGTCCGCATGTCGGAGCGGATGCGATTGTCGCGTGGTGCCGCGTTCGACATGCCGGTAACCGCGATGCTGCTCACGCTCGGCGTGTTCAATGCCGTCTTCATGGTGGAAAACACGCTCGACCTCGTCTTCTTGTGGAGCGGCGCAGCCTTGCCCGCGGGGGTCACGCTGGCCGATTATGCGCATCGCGGCGCCTATACGCTCATCCTGACGGCGCTTCTGGCGGGAGGATTCTGTGCTTTCGCGCTGCGTCCCGGCTCGCCGGCGGCGGCGAATGGCGGGGTGCGCGCACTCCTGCTCGCCTTCGTGGCGCAGAATATCCTGCTCGTCGCGTCCAGCATGCTGCGCCTCGTCGATTATATCGCGGCCTATTCCCTCACCGTGATGCGCATCGCGGCGCTCGCCTGGATGATAAGCGTCGCCATCGGGCTCGTGCTCATCTGCTGGCGCTTGATGGCCGGGCGGTCGGCGGGTTGGCTCATCAATGCGAACGCGCTCGTTCTGATGGGCATGCTGAGCCTTTTCGGGATCGTCGATGCGGGGGCGTTTGCGGCGGCGTGGAACGTTCGCCACGCCCGCAATGAGAATACGCTCGACCTCTGCTACCTCGAATCGCTTGGCACATCGTCGCTTATCCCCCTGATCCAATTACGAAATGCGCCGGTGGATCTGGTGACGCGGGATCGCGCCGCCGCGTTGAGCGAACGGATCCGTGCCGACCTGCGCGCATCGCAATCCCACTGGCAGGGGTGGAGCGTGACCGGCGCGCGCCGTCTTGAAAAGTCCGATCGCATGCTCCGCGGCGCGCCGAAATCGCCCGGTCCAAGGTGGGATGGACGCGCATGCGACGGCGCCCCCATCGCGTCCGCCACGCGCGGCGAAGGATTGACGGGCGTGAAAAAGCCGTGA